In Tepidimonas taiwanensis, the following are encoded in one genomic region:
- the tgt gene encoding tRNA guanosine(34) transglycosylase Tgt, producing the protein MLQFQLLATDPTSHARRGRLTLNHGVVETPIFMPVGTYGTVKGVTPRSLREMGAQIILGNTFHLWMRPGLDVIRAFGGLHGFERWERPILTDSGGFQVWSLGAMRKITEEGVRFASPVNGDKLFLSPEVSMQIQTVLNSDIVMQLDECTPYWQGDKASGHVTTEAEARASMELSLRWARRSKAEFERLGNPNALFGIVQGGMFEHLREASLEALVAMDFHGYAIGGVSVGEPKEEMRRIMAHTPHRLPAHKPRYLMGVGTPEDLVEGVACGVDMFDCVMPTRNARNGHLFTRYGDVKIRNARYKDDPLPIDPDCTCYACAGDAGVSWNDGGREGFSRAYLHHLDRCGEMLGPMLATIHNLHYYLNLMREVRAALEAGTFAAFRQRFAAERSRGV; encoded by the coding sequence ATGCTCCAGTTCCAGCTCCTTGCCACCGACCCGACCTCGCACGCGCGCCGCGGACGGCTGACGCTCAACCACGGCGTGGTCGAGACGCCGATCTTCATGCCGGTGGGCACCTACGGCACGGTCAAGGGCGTCACGCCGCGCAGCCTGCGCGAGATGGGGGCGCAGATCATCCTGGGCAACACCTTTCACCTGTGGATGCGGCCGGGGCTGGACGTCATCCGCGCTTTTGGCGGGCTGCACGGGTTCGAACGGTGGGAGCGGCCGATCCTGACCGACTCTGGCGGCTTCCAGGTCTGGTCGCTCGGGGCGATGCGCAAGATCACCGAGGAGGGCGTGCGCTTTGCCTCACCGGTCAACGGGGACAAGCTGTTTTTGTCGCCCGAGGTGAGCATGCAGATCCAGACCGTGCTCAACAGCGACATCGTGATGCAGCTCGACGAGTGCACGCCCTACTGGCAGGGCGACAAGGCGAGCGGCCACGTCACCACCGAGGCCGAGGCGCGCGCCAGCATGGAGCTGAGCCTGCGCTGGGCGCGACGGTCGAAGGCCGAGTTCGAGCGGCTGGGCAACCCGAACGCGCTCTTTGGCATCGTGCAGGGCGGCATGTTCGAGCACCTGCGCGAAGCGTCGCTGGAGGCACTGGTGGCGATGGACTTCCACGGTTACGCGATCGGCGGCGTCAGCGTCGGCGAACCGAAAGAAGAGATGCGCCGCATCATGGCGCACACGCCGCACCGGCTGCCCGCGCACAAGCCGCGCTACCTAATGGGGGTGGGCACCCCCGAGGACCTGGTGGAGGGCGTGGCCTGCGGGGTGGACATGTTCGACTGTGTCATGCCCACGCGCAACGCGCGCAACGGCCACCTGTTCACGCGCTACGGTGACGTCAAGATCCGCAACGCGCGCTACAAGGACGACCCGCTGCCGATCGACCCGGACTGCACCTGCTACGCCTGTGCGGGTGACGCCGGGGTGAGTTGGAACGACGGCGGGCGCGAGGGCTTCAGCCGCGCGTATCTGCACCACCTGGACCGCTGCGGCGAGATGCTGGGGCCGATGCTGGCCACGATCCACAACCTGCACTACTACCTGAACCTGATGCGCGAAGTGCGCGCGGCACTGGAGGCGGGGACGTTCGCGGCGTTTCGCCAGCGCTTTGCGGCGGAGCGCAGCCGCGGGGTGTGA
- a CDS encoding AbrB/MazE/SpoVT family DNA-binding domain-containing protein, with the protein MDVVEAVVSSKGQVTLPAAMRAKLGIRPGSHIQFELRGEELVIRPEPPMSAYYGMLKGYDLGDIEPPKEPDREFD; encoded by the coding sequence ATGGACGTCGTCGAAGCCGTCGTCTCCAGCAAAGGGCAGGTGACGCTGCCCGCCGCCATGCGCGCCAAGCTGGGCATCCGCCCCGGCTCGCACATCCAGTTCGAGCTGCGCGGCGAGGAACTCGTCATCCGACCAGAGCCGCCGATGAGCGCGTACTACGGCATGCTCAAGGGTTACGACCTGGGCGATATCGAACCACCGAAAGAGCCGGACCGGGAGTTCGACTGA
- a CDS encoding type II toxin-antitoxin system VapC family toxin — protein MNVVDSSGWIEFFRAGPNGPIFKAVIDDRHRLLVPTLSLFEVCRVLSRKVPDAVVARCLDVMRLGRVVDLTDARAVAAAHVAREHNLAMADAVMLSIAREFNATLWTQDADYAGLAGVRYFPKPSPG, from the coding sequence ATGAACGTCGTCGACTCCTCGGGTTGGATCGAATTTTTTCGTGCAGGGCCGAACGGCCCGATTTTCAAGGCGGTGATCGACGACCGCCACCGCCTGCTGGTGCCCACGCTGTCGCTGTTCGAGGTGTGCCGCGTGCTCAGCCGCAAGGTGCCAGACGCGGTGGTCGCGCGCTGCCTGGACGTGATGCGGCTCGGCCGCGTCGTCGACCTCACGGACGCCCGTGCCGTGGCGGCGGCGCACGTCGCGCGCGAGCACAACCTGGCCATGGCCGACGCGGTGATGCTCAGCATCGCGCGCGAGTTCAACGCCACGCTCTGGACGCAGGATGCCGACTACGCCGGGTTGGCGGGGGTGCGGTACTTCCCGAAGCCGTCGCCGGGCTGA
- the queA gene encoding tRNA preQ1(34) S-adenosylmethionine ribosyltransferase-isomerase QueA, with amino-acid sequence MTTSPPPAPARTWTTGDFDFPLPPELIAQHPAPERSASRLLDGRTWPPVDRVFRELPGLLEPGDLLVFNDTQVIKARLFGEKPTGGRLELLVERVLADGEVVAHMKVSKKPTPGTVLRMAIGADGQPGFTATLLGRWPDVDGPLFRLRFSDDPYTLMARHGHVPLPPYIEHADTAEDERRYQTIFAKNPGAVAAPTAALHFDESVLAALDARGVQRASVTLHVGAGTFQPVKVDDIRQHRMHSEWYRIPPETLAALERTRRAGGRVLAVGTTTVRTLESWARTGATEGDTDIFITPGFDFRVVDGMITNFHLPRSTLMMLVSAFAGYDHIMALYRHAIAQRYRFFSYGDAMLLQRSTGSP; translated from the coding sequence ATGACGACCTCCCCGCCCCCCGCGCCGGCGCGCACCTGGACCACCGGCGACTTCGACTTTCCCCTCCCCCCCGAGCTGATCGCCCAGCACCCGGCACCCGAGCGCAGCGCCTCTCGGCTGCTCGATGGGCGCACGTGGCCGCCGGTGGACCGCGTCTTCCGCGAGCTGCCGGGGCTGCTGGAACCCGGTGATCTGCTGGTGTTCAACGACACGCAGGTCATCAAGGCCCGGCTGTTTGGCGAAAAGCCCACCGGCGGGCGGCTGGAGCTGCTGGTCGAGCGCGTGCTGGCCGACGGCGAGGTCGTCGCGCACATGAAGGTCAGCAAAAAACCGACGCCGGGAACGGTGCTGCGCATGGCCATCGGCGCGGACGGCCAGCCGGGCTTCACCGCCACGCTGCTCGGTCGCTGGCCCGACGTCGACGGGCCGCTGTTTCGCCTGCGGTTTTCCGACGACCCGTACACGCTGATGGCGCGCCACGGCCACGTGCCGCTGCCCCCGTACATCGAGCACGCCGACACGGCGGAGGACGAGCGCCGTTACCAAACCATTTTCGCCAAGAACCCCGGGGCGGTGGCCGCGCCCACGGCGGCGCTGCATTTCGACGAGAGCGTGCTCGCCGCATTGGACGCGCGCGGGGTGCAGCGCGCCAGCGTCACGCTGCACGTTGGCGCCGGGACGTTCCAGCCGGTCAAGGTCGACGACATCCGTCAGCACCGCATGCACAGTGAGTGGTACCGCATCCCGCCCGAGACGCTGGCCGCGCTCGAGCGCACGCGCCGCGCGGGCGGCCGCGTGCTGGCCGTGGGCACGACCACCGTGCGCACACTGGAGAGCTGGGCGCGCACCGGTGCCACCGAGGGCGACACCGACATCTTCATCACGCCCGGGTTCGATTTCCGCGTGGTGGACGGGATGATCACCAACTTCCACCTGCCGCGCAGCACGCTGATGATGCTGGTCAGCGCCTTCGCCGGCTACGACCACATCATGGCGCTGTACCGCCACGCGATCGCGCAGCGCTACCGCTTTTTCAGCTACGGGGATGCGATGCTGCTGCAACGATCGACGGGTTCGCCGTGA
- a CDS encoding calcium/sodium antiporter: MQVVWFVAGLVALVVGADALVRGASKLALSLGISPLVVGLTIVAFGTSAPEVAVSTGAVLGGQTDIAVGNVVGSNILNVLLILGASAVITPLVVHVQLIRQEVPIMVGATILLVVLGLDGRIAWYEAALLLALLVAYTAFLVIQSRRESAAATAEFDAELQPPAPDAWDAKWPVQLALIAVGLALLVVGSGWMVDAAVVFARALGVSDVVIGLTIVAAGTSMPEVATSLAAAFKGERDIAVGNVVGSNTFNILGCVGVAGVASGSAGLVLAPSVLAFDLWVMLAVALACLPVFLTGREIARWEGALFLGYYVAYTAYLILAAQSHAALPAFSSVMLGFVVPLTVVALITSVLRSANSAK; encoded by the coding sequence ATGCAAGTGGTGTGGTTCGTTGCGGGGCTGGTCGCGCTGGTGGTGGGGGCCGACGCGTTGGTGCGGGGCGCGTCCAAGCTGGCGCTGTCGCTGGGCATTTCGCCGCTGGTGGTGGGCTTGACCATCGTGGCCTTCGGCACCAGCGCGCCGGAGGTGGCCGTCTCCACCGGTGCGGTGCTGGGTGGCCAGACCGACATCGCGGTCGGCAACGTGGTGGGCAGCAACATCCTCAACGTGCTGCTCATCCTGGGGGCGAGCGCCGTCATCACGCCTTTGGTGGTCCACGTACAGCTCATCCGGCAGGAGGTGCCGATCATGGTGGGCGCGACGATCCTGTTGGTGGTGCTCGGGCTCGACGGCCGCATCGCGTGGTACGAGGCGGCGCTGTTGCTGGCGCTGCTCGTGGCCTACACCGCCTTTCTCGTCATCCAGTCGCGGCGTGAGTCGGCCGCCGCGACCGCAGAGTTCGATGCCGAGCTGCAGCCGCCCGCGCCCGATGCCTGGGATGCGAAGTGGCCGGTGCAGCTGGCGCTGATCGCGGTGGGGCTGGCTCTGCTCGTGGTCGGCTCCGGCTGGATGGTGGACGCGGCGGTGGTGTTCGCCCGGGCGCTGGGCGTGAGCGACGTGGTCATCGGGCTGACGATCGTCGCGGCGGGCACCTCGATGCCCGAGGTGGCGACGTCGCTCGCTGCCGCGTTCAAGGGTGAACGCGACATCGCGGTCGGAAACGTGGTGGGCAGCAACACGTTCAACATCCTCGGCTGCGTCGGCGTGGCCGGGGTGGCGTCGGGCAGCGCCGGGCTGGTGTTGGCCCCGTCGGTGCTGGCGTTCGACCTGTGGGTGATGCTGGCGGTGGCGCTGGCGTGCCTGCCGGTGTTTCTCACCGGGCGCGAGATCGCGCGCTGGGAGGGGGCGTTGTTTCTCGGTTACTACGTGGCGTACACGGCGTATCTGATTCTCGCGGCGCAGTCGCACGCGGCGCTGCCCGCGTTCTCATCGGTGATGCTGGGCTTCGTCGTCCCGCTGACGGTCGTGGCCCTGATCACGAGCGTGTTGCGCTCCGCAAATAGCGCGAAATAG